From the genome of Rhodothermia bacterium, one region includes:
- a CDS encoding ChaN family lipoprotein, with translation MRLLFFFAITFLSPFFLRAATPDTTITSAHYRIFGKDGAPLSIPEVVQQMQKADVVFLGEEHNDPVAHHLQFQLLKALFESEKSRPIVLAMEQFERDVQEVVDLYLAGKIRERDLKLDSRPWTNYDTDYKPMIEFAKTNHIPVVAGNAPRRFVSLTGRDGIAALNMLPKVAKQWFPPLPLHPASTTYGQKFNAEMERQMGAAHNNPKMLEAQNLRDATMGWSVAQTLKKHKNAIVVHINGVFHSESNLGTPEQVRHYHKKARIFTITMHAGMGFPKYSATEHRDLGDVLILTDASLPRTDKRN, from the coding sequence ATGAGGCTTCTGTTTTTCTTTGCCATTACTTTTTTATCGCCATTCTTTTTAAGGGCAGCCACACCAGATACGACGATTACCTCGGCGCATTATCGGATATTTGGAAAAGACGGAGCGCCGCTTTCCATTCCAGAAGTGGTACAACAAATGCAAAAAGCCGATGTTGTGTTTCTGGGAGAAGAACACAACGACCCTGTTGCACATCACCTTCAATTCCAACTGCTTAAAGCCTTGTTCGAGTCCGAAAAAAGCCGTCCCATTGTGCTTGCTATGGAGCAATTCGAGCGCGATGTGCAAGAGGTAGTGGATTTGTACTTAGCCGGCAAAATACGGGAGCGAGACCTAAAATTAGACAGCCGCCCATGGACCAATTATGATACCGATTATAAGCCGATGATCGAATTTGCGAAAACAAACCACATTCCGGTCGTTGCGGGGAATGCCCCAAGGCGGTTTGTTAGCCTGACAGGGCGTGATGGAATTGCCGCCTTAAACATGCTTCCCAAAGTAGCCAAACAGTGGTTCCCGCCTTTGCCATTACATCCCGCATCTACGACGTATGGCCAGAAGTTTAATGCCGAAATGGAACGGCAAATGGGGGCGGCACATAACAATCCTAAAATGCTGGAGGCCCAAAACCTGCGAGATGCCACAATGGGGTGGTCGGTCGCACAAACCCTTAAAAAACACAAAAATGCCATTGTTGTGCATATCAATGGGGTTTTTCACAGCGAAAGCAACTTGGGCACACCCGAACAAGTACGGCACTACCACAAAAAAGCCCGTATTTTCACCATCACCATGCACGCCGGAATGGGCTTCCCGAAATACTCCGCAACGGAACATCGGGACTTGGGTGATGTGTTGATCTTGACAGATGCCTCGCTTCCCCGAACCGATAAGCGGAACTAA
- a CDS encoding cytochrome c, producing the protein MYKTTFFWIFLVVLVGCKQKTQPLPLPPVGMLLYEKQCASCHQSDGEGVVRTFPPLKNSPTVIGSHGRLIRMALHGLEGELTAGGEIYRGTCPPWGHLNDEDIADILTYIRQHWGNQAAPVPADDVKMVRLFYRDRITPWTPEELKKPENASVPGVAGW; encoded by the coding sequence ATGTATAAAACCACTTTTTTCTGGATCTTTTTGGTGGTACTGGTAGGTTGCAAACAAAAAACGCAACCATTACCACTCCCTCCGGTGGGGATGTTGCTTTACGAAAAACAATGTGCCTCGTGCCACCAATCGGATGGTGAAGGCGTGGTTCGGACGTTTCCACCGCTAAAAAACAGCCCAACCGTTATCGGTTCACATGGCCGATTGATCCGTATGGCGTTGCATGGCTTAGAGGGCGAGTTGACCGCTGGTGGAGAAATATATCGCGGCACATGTCCACCTTGGGGACATCTAAATGATGAAGACATTGCCGATATCCTCACCTACATCCGACAACACTGGGGTAATCAGGCCGCACCTGTTCCCGCCGACGATGTCAAGATGGTGCGGTTGTTTTATCGTGACCGCATAACGCCTTGGACGCCAGAAGAATTAAAAAAACCAGAAAACGCCTCCGTTCCAGGTGTTGCAGGATGGTAG